Proteins from a single region of Halorubrum sp. 2020YC2:
- the gpmI gene encoding 2,3-bisphosphoglycerate-independent phosphoglycerate mutase, whose product METALVILDGWGLGDHDRRDAVKAADTPTFDAATERGADGRLVVHGRRVGLPEGQMGNSEVGHLNIGAGRVVKQAYTRITDALAEGSLSDNDAVAAALDHAKSTGGRVHFMGLVSDGGVHSDVEHLLALIDAAADAGVPATSHAFTDGRDTAPEIADEFLADVTAKADERGTGHVATVTGRYHAMDRDENWERTKKAYDAVVAREAPHEADSAVAAAREAHARGETDEFVEPTLVAGEAALEDADGQRSSSHRGKLDDGDAVIFFNFRADRARQLVRMLTGTRPEWDFELDQPDIRMTTMTEYDETFEFPVAFPPEIPANTIGEVVADAGGTQLRIAESEKYPHVTYFLNGGREVEFPGEIRTIVESPDVPTYDLRPEMSASGVTDEAVETIASDDPDLLALNYANPDMVGHTGDFDAAVEAVEAVDAQLDRLLSAVADAGAHAVVTADHGNADDMGTAEDPHTAHTYNPVPFVYLTSDGDDGGRTVREGGSLCDIAPTLLELMDRDRPAEMTGESLLESKR is encoded by the coding sequence ATGGAGACGGCACTCGTTATCCTCGACGGTTGGGGACTCGGCGATCACGACCGCCGCGACGCCGTGAAGGCGGCCGACACGCCGACGTTCGACGCGGCGACGGAGCGCGGGGCGGACGGCCGCCTCGTCGTCCACGGGCGGCGCGTGGGGCTTCCCGAGGGACAGATGGGCAACTCCGAGGTCGGCCACCTCAACATCGGCGCGGGGCGGGTCGTGAAGCAGGCGTACACGCGGATCACGGACGCGCTCGCCGAGGGGTCGCTCTCGGACAACGACGCGGTCGCGGCCGCGCTCGACCACGCGAAGTCGACCGGGGGCCGGGTCCACTTCATGGGGCTCGTCTCCGACGGCGGCGTCCACTCGGACGTTGAGCACCTGCTCGCGCTGATCGACGCCGCCGCGGACGCGGGCGTCCCGGCGACGAGCCACGCGTTCACCGACGGGCGCGACACCGCCCCGGAGATCGCCGACGAGTTCCTCGCGGACGTGACCGCCAAGGCCGACGAGCGCGGGACGGGCCACGTCGCGACCGTCACGGGCCGGTACCACGCGATGGACCGCGACGAGAACTGGGAGCGGACGAAGAAGGCGTACGACGCCGTCGTCGCCCGCGAGGCGCCCCACGAGGCCGACAGCGCCGTCGCGGCCGCCCGCGAGGCGCACGCCCGCGGCGAGACCGACGAGTTCGTCGAGCCGACGCTCGTCGCCGGCGAGGCCGCGCTCGAGGACGCCGATGGGCAGCGCTCATCGAGCCATCGAGGCAAGCTCGACGACGGCGACGCGGTGATCTTCTTCAACTTCCGCGCGGACCGCGCCCGGCAGCTGGTCCGGATGCTCACCGGCACCCGGCCCGAGTGGGACTTCGAACTCGACCAGCCGGACATCCGCATGACGACGATGACGGAGTACGACGAGACGTTCGAGTTCCCGGTCGCGTTCCCGCCGGAGATCCCCGCGAACACGATCGGGGAGGTCGTCGCGGACGCCGGCGGCACCCAGCTCCGGATCGCGGAGTCGGAGAAGTACCCGCACGTCACCTACTTCCTCAACGGCGGCCGCGAGGTTGAGTTCCCGGGCGAGATCCGGACTATCGTCGAGAGCCCGGACGTCCCGACCTACGACCTCCGGCCGGAGATGTCCGCGTCCGGAGTGACCGACGAGGCGGTCGAGACGATCGCCTCGGACGACCCCGACCTGCTCGCGTTGAACTACGCGAACCCGGACATGGTCGGCCACACCGGCGACTTCGACGCCGCCGTCGAGGCCGTCGAGGCCGTCGACGCGCAGCTCGACCGGCTGCTCTCCGCGGTCGCGGACGCCGGCGCGCACGCGGTCGTCACCGCCGACCACGGCAACGCCGACGACATGGGCACGGCCGAGGACCCCCACACCGCCCACACGTACAACCCCGTCCCGTTCGTCTACCTGACGTCCGACGGCGACGACGGCGGGCGCACGGTCCGCGAGGGCGGGTCGCTCTGCGACATCGCCCCGACGCTGCTCGAGTTAATGGACCGCGACCGGCCCGCCGAGATGACCGGCGAGAGCCTGCTCGAGAGTAAACGATAA
- a CDS encoding PKD domain-containing protein, whose amino-acid sequence MIQDQAESDNTLFAMKSLPAGTDETDLVVELDEPLGETQVVEAWLWDGPAHESEVITVKQALVAVGEELDETIGITLVEAAPESGFNYPYYLFSPIDRRDGRIPMLVESNNTGTATDDFEEHRSAAKSLVRRGSSRPISEALGVPLLVPVFPRPAEEPVDWSHYTHQLDRQTVAIEEGPLARIDEQLLRMVEDAKDRLAGDEYAFTDEIMLNGFSASGNFADRFTALHPDRVLSVTAGGLNGMALLPHEEWNGHTLEYHVGVAGLESLTGDSVDVGGLADVNQLLYMGVEDTNDTIPYDDAWSEDLRELALAVYGEDMINDRFPRCQRAYDDADVEAQFRIYDDRGHRPADTEDLVEFHRRSLAGEDVSEFGERLGTVADIQASPANPRTGDAVTFDASDSRPNVGELVSYSWEFGDGQTAAGETVTHAYEESGSYRVTLSVTSDQGTTGETTREITARTSDDDGDAEDASAESAVTASFTVSPSRPSAGEEAAFDAGASSAETGELISYTWDFDDGDTAAGTDPRHAFSDPGTYRVTLSVVSDDGDSAETTNNVTVEEATADPQTEDADGSDYSTPGFGVPGALAGIGGAVQLLRRRLGEAGDDRSD is encoded by the coding sequence ATGATTCAGGATCAGGCCGAGAGCGACAACACCCTGTTCGCGATGAAGTCCCTTCCGGCCGGAACGGACGAGACGGATCTGGTCGTCGAGTTGGACGAGCCGCTCGGAGAGACGCAGGTCGTCGAAGCCTGGCTCTGGGACGGGCCGGCTCACGAATCGGAGGTTATCACGGTGAAACAGGCGCTGGTCGCCGTCGGAGAGGAGCTCGACGAGACGATCGGGATCACCCTCGTCGAGGCGGCCCCCGAGTCCGGATTCAACTACCCGTACTACCTCTTCAGCCCGATCGACCGGCGCGACGGTCGCATCCCGATGCTCGTCGAATCGAACAACACGGGGACCGCGACGGACGACTTCGAGGAACACAGGTCGGCGGCGAAGTCGCTCGTCCGTCGGGGGTCGTCGCGTCCGATCAGCGAGGCGCTCGGCGTGCCGCTCTTGGTGCCGGTGTTCCCGCGTCCGGCCGAGGAACCGGTGGACTGGTCGCACTACACGCACCAGTTGGACAGGCAGACGGTGGCTATCGAAGAGGGTCCGTTAGCGCGGATCGACGAACAGCTCCTGCGGATGGTCGAGGACGCGAAGGACCGGTTGGCGGGCGACGAGTACGCGTTCACCGACGAGATCATGCTCAACGGGTTCTCCGCGTCCGGGAACTTCGCGGACCGGTTCACGGCGTTACACCCCGACCGCGTGCTGTCGGTCACCGCCGGCGGACTCAACGGCATGGCGCTGCTCCCGCACGAGGAGTGGAACGGGCACACGCTGGAGTACCACGTCGGTGTCGCGGGGCTCGAATCCCTCACCGGAGACTCCGTCGACGTCGGCGGGCTCGCCGATGTGAACCAACTGCTGTACATGGGGGTCGAAGACACCAACGACACGATCCCGTACGACGACGCTTGGAGCGAGGACCTGCGGGAGTTAGCGCTGGCGGTCTACGGCGAGGACATGATCAACGACCGGTTCCCCCGGTGCCAGCGGGCGTACGACGACGCCGACGTCGAGGCCCAGTTCAGGATATACGACGACCGCGGGCATCGCCCCGCGGACACCGAGGACCTCGTCGAGTTCCACCGGCGGAGCCTCGCCGGGGAGGACGTCAGCGAGTTCGGGGAACGGCTCGGGACAGTAGCGGACATCCAGGCCTCGCCGGCTAACCCCCGCACCGGAGACGCCGTGACGTTCGACGCGAGCGACTCCCGACCGAACGTGGGCGAGCTCGTGAGCTACTCGTGGGAGTTCGGTGACGGGCAGACGGCGGCCGGTGAGACCGTGACGCACGCGTACGAGGAGTCCGGTTCGTATCGAGTAACGCTCTCGGTGACGAGCGATCAGGGGACGACGGGGGAGACGACGCGGGAGATCACCGCCCGAACCTCGGACGACGACGGCGACGCCGAGGACGCCTCTGCCGAGTCGGCGGTCACCGCGTCGTTCACGGTCTCCCCGAGCCGGCCGTCGGCCGGAGAGGAGGCGGCGTTCGACGCCGGAGCGTCGAGCGCGGAGACCGGCGAACTCATCAGTTACACGTGGGACTTCGACGACGGGGATACCGCCGCGGGCACCGACCCGCGACACGCGTTCAGCGACCCCGGCACGTATCGAGTCACGCTTTCGGTCGTGAGCGACGACGGGGACTCGGCGGAGACAACGAACAACGTCACTGTCGAGGAGGCGACGGCCGACCCGCAGACCGAAGACGCCGACGGGTCCGACTACTCGACGCCCGGATTCGGGGTTCCGGGGGCCCTCGCAGGCATCGGCGGAGCGGTTCAGCTGCTTCGGCGCCGACTGGGCGAGGCGGGCGACGACCGGTCCGACTGA
- a CDS encoding ArsR family transcriptional regulator codes for MDSAVLLDLLGNENRRRILRLLSTKPCYVTEISEYLDVSPKAVIDHLRKLEEAGLVESTTDDQRRKYFRIARSLRLEVSVSPYGFGAKSAYPAKNSLDMSGRCPHLSIEVPDGSGTTGDLAELAEEFARLQDLDRELSLAQRWVQGRVEDALAEIDERLGGQADSRFFATVIAAVVETDGTPAAVADEIGARESTVEDALRRLSDVGVVSRDADGYRVR; via the coding sequence ATGGACTCCGCGGTACTGCTCGATCTCCTCGGTAACGAGAACCGGCGGCGCATCCTCCGGCTTCTCTCCACCAAGCCCTGTTACGTCACGGAGATCTCGGAGTACCTCGACGTGAGCCCGAAGGCGGTGATCGACCACCTGCGGAAGCTGGAGGAGGCCGGTCTCGTCGAGTCGACGACGGACGACCAGCGGCGGAAGTACTTCCGGATCGCGCGCAGCCTCCGGCTGGAGGTGAGCGTCTCGCCGTACGGGTTCGGCGCGAAGAGCGCGTACCCGGCGAAGAACAGCCTCGACATGTCCGGGCGGTGCCCCCACCTCTCGATCGAGGTCCCGGACGGGTCGGGGACGACCGGCGACCTCGCGGAACTGGCGGAGGAGTTCGCGCGCCTCCAGGACCTCGACCGGGAGCTGTCGCTCGCCCAGCGGTGGGTCCAGGGCCGCGTCGAGGACGCGCTGGCCGAGATCGACGAGCGGCTGGGCGGGCAGGCCGACAGCCGCTTCTTCGCGACCGTCATCGCCGCGGTGGTCGAGACCGACGGGACGCCCGCGGCGGTGGCCGACGAGATCGGCGCCCGGGAGTCGACGGTTGAGGATGCCCTCCGCCGCCTCTCCGACGTGGGCGTCGTCTCCCGCGACGCCGACGGGTACCGGGTTCGGTAG
- a CDS encoding DMT family transporter translates to MSRLRNLSLFLVLAAAWGSAFVAINAGLAYFPPVLFAAFRFDVAGVAMLSYAAYAVDDPIPRGRDAWAEVLSGAVFIIAAYHAFLFVGESDPAVTSAVAAVIVSLSPLLTTVFARAFLPAERLTAVGALGLGIGLVGAVVLANPDPANLAGGGTGAKLLVLLAAASFALGSVLSRASEADISIETMEAWSMLLGAGLTHLVALALGESVADAVWNAESLLALGYLSIVASGIGFLIYFDLLDRLGPIEINLVSYVAPVFAAVVGWLVLDEGITATTVAGFLIICVGFALVKRDAIRDELRAAGVVG, encoded by the coding sequence GTGAGCCGTCTCAGAAACCTCTCGCTGTTCTTGGTCCTCGCGGCCGCGTGGGGCTCGGCGTTCGTCGCGATCAACGCGGGGCTGGCGTACTTCCCGCCGGTGCTGTTCGCGGCGTTCCGGTTCGACGTCGCCGGCGTCGCAATGCTGTCGTACGCCGCGTACGCGGTCGACGACCCGATTCCCCGCGGCCGCGACGCGTGGGCGGAGGTCCTCTCGGGCGCCGTGTTCATCATCGCCGCCTACCACGCGTTCCTGTTCGTGGGCGAGAGCGACCCCGCGGTGACCAGCGCCGTCGCGGCCGTCATCGTGAGCCTCTCGCCGCTCTTGACCACCGTCTTCGCGCGCGCCTTCCTGCCCGCCGAGCGACTGACCGCCGTCGGCGCGCTCGGACTGGGGATCGGTCTCGTCGGCGCGGTCGTCCTCGCGAACCCGGACCCCGCGAACCTCGCCGGGGGCGGCACGGGCGCGAAGCTGCTCGTGCTGCTCGCGGCGGCCTCGTTCGCGCTCGGCTCCGTCCTCTCTCGGGCCTCCGAGGCCGACATCTCCATCGAGACGATGGAGGCGTGGTCGATGCTGCTCGGCGCCGGTCTCACCCACCTGGTCGCGCTCGCGCTTGGCGAGTCGGTGGCCGACGCGGTCTGGAACGCGGAGTCGCTGCTCGCCTTGGGCTACCTCTCTATCGTCGCCAGCGGGATCGGCTTCCTCATCTACTTCGACCTGCTCGACCGGCTCGGCCCGATCGAGATCAACCTCGTCTCCTACGTCGCGCCCGTGTTCGCGGCCGTCGTCGGCTGGCTCGTCCTCGACGAGGGGATCACCGCCACGACGGTCGCCGGCTTCCTGATCATCTGCGTCGGCTTCGCCCTCGTGAAACGCGACGCGATCCGCGACGAGCTGCGGGCGGCCGGCGTGGTCGGGTAA
- a CDS encoding alpha/beta hydrolase, whose protein sequence is MSAADRIDPQAKRAAARQSRIPLPHGRYKLQLLRLLTDPLARFQNRNPPSVGETESMTVPGPAGELDARLYLPDAEPPHPTVVFFHGGGFVLGSVETHDRLCRYLTRESGCAVLSVEYRLAPEHPFPAAVADAYAAVEWAADATERLRGTGDVAVAGDSAGGTLAAVTALMAAERDGPEIAHQALLYPGIGVDTEQESVREHAGTVLSRADIEWFSSCYYRNEIHRRNPYADPINAGDLSGVAPATVVTAGFDPLRDGGKAYAEKLVADGVATRYENYPSMVHGFMTMREVDRAREAIASVGADLADALDA, encoded by the coding sequence ATGAGCGCCGCCGACCGGATCGATCCCCAAGCGAAGCGCGCCGCGGCCCGCCAGTCGCGGATCCCCCTCCCGCACGGCCGCTACAAGCTGCAGCTGCTCCGGCTCCTGACCGACCCCCTGGCGCGGTTTCAGAACCGGAACCCCCCGAGCGTCGGGGAGACCGAGTCGATGACGGTTCCGGGTCCCGCGGGCGAACTGGACGCCCGCCTGTACCTCCCCGACGCAGAGCCGCCGCACCCGACCGTCGTCTTCTTCCACGGCGGCGGGTTCGTCCTCGGGAGCGTCGAGACTCACGACCGGCTCTGTCGGTACCTGACGCGGGAGAGCGGCTGCGCGGTCCTCTCCGTCGAGTACCGGCTCGCGCCCGAACACCCGTTCCCGGCCGCGGTCGCGGACGCGTACGCCGCCGTCGAGTGGGCCGCTGACGCGACGGAGCGCCTCCGCGGGACCGGTGACGTCGCGGTCGCGGGCGACTCCGCGGGCGGCACCCTCGCGGCCGTGACCGCGCTCATGGCCGCCGAGCGCGACGGTCCCGAAATCGCCCACCAAGCCCTGCTGTACCCCGGGATCGGCGTCGACACCGAGCAGGAGTCGGTGCGCGAACACGCCGGGACCGTCCTCTCGCGGGCGGACATCGAGTGGTTCTCATCGTGCTACTACCGGAACGAGATCCACCGGCGGAACCCGTACGCCGACCCGATCAACGCCGGCGACCTCTCCGGCGTCGCGCCCGCGACGGTCGTCACCGCGGGCTTCGACCCGCTCCGCGACGGCGGGAAGGCGTACGCGGAGAAGCTGGTCGCGGACGGCGTGGCGACGCGGTACGAGAACTACCCGTCGATGGTTCACGGCTTCATGACGATGCGGGAGGTCGACCGGGCGCGCGAGGCGATCGCGAGCGTCGGCGCGGACCTTGCGGACGCACTCGACGCGTGA
- a CDS encoding GNAT family protein has protein sequence MFPETIETDRLRLEARGPEAVDLDECYRVCSSDPGIEEVTEHVTWGPHETKKETLEFLERGRERFEDSEAATYVIRPREGEDGAGEIAGFGGFDVDWETRTANLGVWLRKRFWGRGYSGERAAALVAVALDDLDLDVVAVSHHPDNEASRRAIERYVDRLGGRREGRLRNTLAFADGSVHDEVRYTISQAEWREATD, from the coding sequence GTGTTCCCCGAGACCATCGAGACGGACCGGCTGCGATTGGAGGCGAGGGGTCCCGAGGCGGTCGACCTCGACGAGTGTTACCGGGTCTGCTCGTCGGACCCCGGCATCGAGGAGGTGACCGAGCACGTCACGTGGGGTCCCCATGAGACGAAAAAGGAGACGCTGGAGTTCCTCGAACGCGGCCGCGAGCGCTTCGAGGACAGCGAGGCCGCGACCTACGTGATCCGTCCCCGCGAGGGCGAGGACGGCGCGGGCGAGATAGCCGGCTTCGGCGGCTTCGACGTCGACTGGGAGACGCGAACCGCGAACCTCGGCGTGTGGCTCCGGAAGCGGTTCTGGGGCCGCGGCTACTCCGGCGAGCGCGCCGCCGCGCTCGTCGCGGTCGCGCTCGACGACCTCGACCTGGACGTCGTCGCCGTGAGTCACCACCCCGACAACGAGGCGTCGCGGCGCGCCATCGAGCGGTACGTCGACCGCCTCGGCGGGCGGCGCGAGGGTCGCCTCCGCAACACGCTCGCCTTTGCCGACGGGAGCGTCCACGACGAGGTGCGGTACACGATATCGCAGGCGGAGTGGCGGGAGGCGACCGACTGA
- a CDS encoding transporter, producing the protein MSSSPTGATAATTGSDQSIARDAIGGAVAGAAAYLLGYLTVYLTQSGRIEEGLSGLNFLAELFGGDPISAWQVSGWLFYNAHFVETASPGLLGGTESRNLLMQADGGSFLFVVPPLLLLVAGVVAGRVAGARTPAEGARSGALVAAGYLPLAVVGTFLFRYAVTGGGSVAPDMVTAALLAGAVYPAAFGAIGGTASSLLSG; encoded by the coding sequence ATGTCCTCGTCACCGACCGGCGCGACGGCCGCAACGACAGGCTCGGACCAGAGCATCGCCCGAGACGCGATCGGCGGCGCGGTCGCGGGCGCCGCCGCGTACCTCCTCGGCTACCTGACCGTCTACCTCACGCAGAGCGGCCGGATCGAGGAGGGGCTGTCGGGGCTGAACTTCCTCGCTGAGCTGTTCGGCGGTGACCCCATCTCGGCGTGGCAGGTGTCCGGCTGGCTGTTCTACAACGCCCACTTCGTCGAGACCGCGTCTCCCGGACTGCTCGGCGGCACGGAGTCCCGGAACCTCCTCATGCAGGCCGACGGGGGGTCGTTCCTGTTCGTCGTTCCGCCGCTCCTCCTGCTCGTCGCGGGCGTCGTCGCCGGCCGAGTCGCCGGCGCGCGAACTCCCGCCGAGGGCGCCCGCTCGGGAGCGCTCGTCGCGGCCGGCTACCTCCCGCTCGCGGTCGTCGGCACGTTCCTGTTCCGGTACGCGGTCACCGGCGGCGGGAGCGTGGCGCCTGACATGGTCACGGCCGCCCTCCTCGCCGGCGCCGTCTACCCCGCCGCCTTCGGTGCGATCGGCGGGACGGCCTCGTCGCTGTTGAGCGGCTGA
- a CDS encoding RNA-binding domain-containing protein yields MIYSVDVRIETPVHDTEVTDRVADAVENVFPDAEPVHEDGRLVSETHSLDAFSDVLHEQEILDTARRVFRQNSTDEGFAFSLKKQAALEGVVNFAVGEPDELGEIDVDVRVREPDVESFVDYVAPETDEGQPVDPVREYGDRFDPEDGDY; encoded by the coding sequence GTGATCTACAGCGTCGACGTCCGGATCGAGACGCCGGTCCACGACACCGAGGTGACCGACCGCGTCGCGGACGCCGTCGAGAACGTCTTCCCGGACGCGGAGCCGGTCCACGAGGACGGGCGGCTCGTCTCCGAGACGCACAGCCTCGACGCCTTCTCCGACGTCCTCCACGAACAGGAGATCCTCGACACCGCCCGCCGGGTCTTCCGGCAGAACAGCACCGACGAGGGGTTCGCCTTCTCGTTGAAAAAGCAGGCAGCGCTCGAAGGCGTCGTCAACTTCGCGGTCGGAGAACCGGACGAGCTGGGCGAGATCGACGTCGATGTGCGCGTCCGCGAACCGGACGTCGAGTCGTTCGTCGACTACGTCGCGCCCGAGACGGACGAGGGCCAGCCCGTCGACCCCGTCCGCGAGTACGGCGACCGCTTCGACCCCGAGGACGGAGACTACTGA
- a CDS encoding AAA family ATPase, whose protein sequence is MNVIGTVGLPGSGKGEAANVAEAAGIPVVVMGDVIRAECRRRDLDPAEHHGRIAQALREEEGDDAIATRTLPRIREAAAESDRDDGTVLVDGLRSTVELDRFREAFGNDFTLVAIRAPFEVRAERLGERGRDDSDSDLEALRERDDREIELGLGETLERADVEIDNTDSLAAFRDRVRDVLGVEAADQNGTDAAEATDAAEATDAADAGGEGA, encoded by the coding sequence ATGAACGTCATCGGAACCGTCGGTCTCCCCGGCAGCGGGAAGGGGGAGGCGGCGAACGTGGCCGAGGCGGCGGGCATCCCCGTCGTCGTGATGGGCGACGTGATCCGCGCCGAGTGTCGCCGCCGCGACCTTGACCCCGCCGAGCACCACGGCCGGATCGCGCAGGCGCTCCGCGAAGAGGAGGGCGACGACGCCATCGCGACCCGGACCCTGCCCCGAATTCGAGAGGCCGCCGCCGAGAGCGACCGCGACGACGGTACCGTCCTCGTCGACGGTCTCCGGTCGACCGTCGAACTCGACCGCTTCCGCGAGGCGTTCGGTAACGACTTCACGCTCGTCGCGATCCGGGCGCCGTTCGAGGTCCGCGCCGAGCGGCTGGGCGAGCGCGGCCGCGACGACTCCGACTCCGACCTCGAGGCGCTTCGCGAGCGCGACGACCGCGAGATCGAACTCGGACTCGGGGAGACCCTCGAACGGGCCGACGTCGAGATCGACAACACCGACAGCCTCGCGGCGTTCCGCGACCGCGTCCGCGACGTGCTCGGCGTCGAGGCGGCCGACCAGAACGGCACGGACGCCGCCGAAGCCACCGACGCCGCCGAAGCCACCGACGCCGCCGACGCCGGGGGTGAGGGCGCGTGA
- a CDS encoding DUF1102 domain-containing protein yields the protein MRRRTLITGAAAGGIGGITLIGTGAFDAASAERTATVNFADDEAAYLGLVSKSAYATTDGDGELALAFGDVSGDGDGIGRNAQFFFDEVFAIANQGTETVSITATSDTDAFDGEFRLYPTGDRDGTLDDPDNAVVLETGAEQSVGTHVETGDVDVSEELDIDITIEAAFEEGDDEPDDPEPEPPETIDSIQFRSTASQIAADGESVLTDESVIAVTAADTAANSDENGTDPVIYEDNPIPLVSIDGDVPVAGLGTMQSLDDERSDFTTGVEEFVLNLMDDLIGSGTVLWDESHGQFWTLEDDGPNSFGQFVDYVDDNGYTLEATDDLEADLSDADGVAIGTPAEGFTASELDALSDFVDDGSGVLLFDQRSCVAHC from the coding sequence ATGCGACGACGAACACTTATCACGGGAGCGGCGGCCGGCGGTATCGGCGGCATAACACTCATCGGCACGGGCGCGTTCGACGCGGCGAGCGCGGAGCGGACGGCGACGGTGAACTTCGCGGACGACGAGGCGGCGTACCTCGGGCTGGTCTCGAAGAGCGCGTACGCGACGACGGACGGCGACGGCGAACTCGCGCTCGCGTTCGGGGACGTCTCCGGCGACGGCGACGGCATCGGGCGCAACGCGCAGTTCTTCTTCGACGAGGTGTTCGCGATCGCGAACCAGGGGACCGAGACGGTCTCGATCACCGCGACGAGCGACACCGACGCGTTCGACGGCGAGTTCCGACTCTACCCCACCGGCGACCGGGACGGCACCCTCGACGACCCCGACAACGCCGTGGTCTTGGAGACCGGCGCGGAGCAGTCGGTCGGCACCCACGTCGAGACGGGCGACGTCGACGTCAGCGAGGAGCTCGACATCGACATCACCATCGAGGCGGCCTTCGAGGAGGGCGACGACGAACCGGACGACCCCGAGCCGGAGCCGCCCGAGACGATCGACTCGATACAGTTCCGTTCCACGGCGAGTCAGATCGCGGCCGACGGCGAGAGCGTACTCACCGACGAGTCGGTGATCGCGGTGACTGCTGCCGACACCGCCGCGAACAGCGACGAGAACGGTACAGACCCGGTCATATACGAAGACAATCCGATTCCGCTCGTATCGATCGACGGGGACGTCCCGGTCGCGGGACTCGGAACCATGCAGTCGCTCGACGACGAGAGAAGCGACTTCACCACCGGTGTCGAGGAGTTCGTGTTGAACCTGATGGACGATCTCATCGGTTCGGGAACCGTCCTCTGGGACGAGAGCCACGGACAGTTCTGGACGCTCGAAGACGACGGACCGAACTCGTTCGGTCAGTTCGTCGACTACGTTGACGATAACGGGTACACGCTCGAAGCGACCGACGACCTCGAAGCCGATCTCTCCGACGCTGACGGGGTCGCGATTGGGACGCCGGCGGAGGGGTTCACCGCGAGTGAACTCGACGCGCTGAGCGACTTCGTCGACGACGGCAGCGGCGTACTGCTCTTCGACCAGCGCTCTTGTGTAGCACATTGTTGA
- a CDS encoding DUF4350 domain-containing protein: MAVDQDRPVVAFGFPFAQNGLTFGEYGNEEVLLNVLDEYADSETVLWDEGHGQFYDLDSHSAFADYAEDNGYSVEATSDLETDLFGSASAVVITSPSDSFSGSEIDALASFADAGGLVVLMDQSDFNDFDATDNLNALASGVGTQIRFNDNQVIDEESNAGAEFVP, from the coding sequence ATGGCGGTCGACCAGGACCGCCCGGTGGTCGCGTTCGGCTTCCCGTTCGCGCAGAACGGGCTCACGTTCGGCGAGTACGGCAACGAGGAGGTGCTGTTGAACGTCCTCGACGAGTACGCGGACTCGGAGACCGTGCTGTGGGACGAGGGCCACGGGCAGTTCTACGACCTCGACAGCCACTCGGCGTTCGCGGACTACGCCGAGGACAACGGGTACAGCGTGGAGGCGACGAGCGACCTCGAAACCGACCTCTTCGGGTCGGCCTCCGCGGTCGTGATCACGTCGCCGTCGGATTCCTTCAGCGGGAGCGAGATCGACGCGCTCGCGTCGTTCGCGGACGCCGGCGGGCTCGTCGTGTTGATGGACCAGTCCGATTTCAACGACTTCGACGCGACGGACAACCTCAACGCGTTGGCGAGCGGGGTCGGCACGCAGATCCGGTTCAACGACAACCAGGTGATCGACGAGGAGAGCAACGCCGGCGCCGAGTTCGTGCCGTGA
- a CDS encoding lamin tail domain-containing protein — protein sequence MRSPPSRTSATTARRRDPRGRRRGRRGRRARQPRFARRRPRLRPADRRRGDRRENNLGGDPTVPTTTNFDTDFDLFDAYGDGDGGSGSYLAVDEIVYDPEGDFLEDEYVAFVNGGPDAIDLTGYEVSDAANNSYTFDASRSTPAIRSRCTPGPEPTPMTRCTGGGAPVWNNGDTVFVDDPDGNTVVEYSY from the coding sequence ATGAGGTCGCCGCCATCGAGGACTTCCGCGACGACGGCGCGGCGCCGTGATCCTCGCGGGCGCCGGCGCGGACGCCGCGGCCGACGCGCGCGACAACCTCGATTCGCTCGCCGCCGACCTCGGCTCCGACCTGCGGACCGGCGACGCGGTGACCGACGGGAGAACAACCTCGGCGGCGACCCGACGGTCCCGACGACGACGAACTTCGACACCGACTTCGACCTGTTCGACGCCTACGGCGACGGCGACGGCGGCTCCGGGAGCTACCTCGCGGTCGACGAGATCGTCTACGACCCCGAGGGAGACTTCCTCGAGGACGAGTACGTCGCGTTCGTCAACGGGGGCCCTGACGCGATCGACCTCACCGGCTACGAGGTGTCCGACGCGGCCAACAACAGCTACACCTTCGACGCGTCACGGTCGACCCCGGCGATACGGTCACGCTGTACTCCGGGACCGGAACCGACACCGATGACACGGTGTACTGGGGGCGGCGCGCCGGTGTGGAACAACGGCGACACGGTGTTCGTCGACGATCCGGACGGGAACACGGTCGTCGAGTACAGTTACTGA